The region TTCTTATGGAGTGATGATGTCATCTAGTTTCTACTCCACTTGATTAATCTCCCTTGCTTCTTTTACAAGCTTATTTCTTGACCGCTTATTTGatttacggttcacttaactctcATTCTCGTTAATTGTTTGGGGGATTATATCCGAAATCTTATTACTTGGGCCTCCCTAAACCTTccttaatattttatactcctttaatgatcctctcttataatccttaaatttaaattattttaatcatgttatcttatacttaattctttcggtatatgatgaatttttgggaaaaaaatcaaagtgtccgaatgcgaattctgacgacctttacatacactcatttattttatggaatactaatatgatctcaaAATTTTCATAACAGTGCTCCTATATAGTGCGGTTTGACAATTTTACTTAATCAGCAAAATTTACTATTCATCAGgatttcaaaaattccaaaaaaaaaatcAGGTTATTAAAATATTTGTATAGAAATTAGTATGTTTAGGAATATGGGTTGACCCACTGGTCAAATTTCAAAAATATGAGtcaaaatatttacaaaaatgtcattattaGTACAAATTTTTGGTACTTTTCACTAGTGCTTATTAATAGATAATAGATTACTTTCTGTTTTTTATCATGGACACACAATAAACATTAGAAATTTATAAATTTTGATCATTTTAATTAGTATAGTTTCCGTGTATGCAGTATATTTCAGAGCACATGGTAAAAAAATTGTTTTACTTGAAGGTCTTCAATACTTCTTCATTTTCATTTAACACATAAAATTTAACATATAAAAGTTTGGTTTATAAATTATACTGTAGCCACTGAGGGAACCAATTTATATATCGAGAAAATGGCAACATATAATTTTCAAAGTCTAGAGAGTCTAGACAAACCGGGGAGACCACCCGGGACCACCCTCCTTTATTATACCGACTCATGATGTGGTAGAGTGTATAACATTCTAAGGTTCCATTTTAAGTTGCATTATTATGAATTGATAGGTACCTTAAAACACAAGCAGAAATGGAGAAAGATTCCGCCGTGACTTGGAAATTTCGAGGCAGCGAGAAGGTAAAGGAATCATGCACGTATTCGATCTCACGGGTGGTGGTGGAAGTGATGAAACATGTGATCGCTGGTGAAAAAATCATACATCTCGGTATAGGTGATCCTTCATCTGTACCATGCTTTCGTACAGCTATTGCAGCTGAAGATGCTATCATTCATGCTCTACGTTCTGCTACTTTTAATTCTTACTCCCCCACTGCTGGTCTTCCTCAAGCTAGAAGGTAGTACTTTTCCAACTCTTGTTTATTCATTTAACTTTCCCACTTAAACGAGAACTATGCTCCACAAATATTAACCCAGTACTACTCTTCAAATTTCTTTTATAGCTAAATATTGCCTGCACTTTATGTCGGAATATTTAGTCCCGCAGTTTTGAGGTTCTCGTTTCAACATGATCCTATCTTTAAGTATCGACTTTTCCagatattttaatttaattattttagtCTTTAAGATATGCGCTCAAGTTTAACGAGCTAAGCGAAGATGAAGTGGCCCAACAATTATGTCGTTATGTAAATATCACATGGTGAGGTCTCTGCGAAGaaagtttaaaaaaaaaatttcttCAAACTTGTGGAACCGAGCTTTGGTTTAGTATGGCATTAAAGAAAATTATCAACATTCACCTACAAATGGAATAAGTTTTATTAAACTGTAAACTAGTTTATTTCCAGAAACCAAACCGTTGAGAGTAGAATTTAATGGAATCATGTATGTTTGACACTCCCCCTACTTGAAAGTTAAATTTTCAGGATTGAAGTGTAAATCACCGGAAACCCATCTTTCGGGCTTTATTCAACTTGATTGTCCTAATGTCTGAACTTGAGATATCTCCTAGACTACGATCAGAATGTACCAATATCATGTCAACTTACCGACTCTCTAAAAGCTTGAGCTATTACAAGAAATAATTTTTGTTACAATATGTAAATTCGTTTTGCTCAATAATATTTTTGTGCACGAAATTCAAAACGTCTTACTAACAAAGAAGGTAGTATATTGCTGTCATTCCCTAATGTTTTAAAAAATGTTTTTACTTTGTTTTCTCTATTCGGTAATGAATCATGTGGATAAATGCATTTGATGCCTGAGAATTCAAGTGTTCTGTACCAGCTCTATTGCAGAATACCTCTCTCGGGATCTCCCAGATAAATTGTCAGCTGATGATATTTACTTGACAGTTGGTGCCAGGCAAGCAATAGAAGTCGTACTGACTGTGCTTGCTCGCCCTGGTGCTAATATTTTGCTTCCAAGACCATGGTACCCCTTGTATGAAGCTTTTGTTGCATTCACTGGTCTAGAAGCCCGACACTTTGATCTTCTCCCAGAAAAGGGATGGCAGGTTGATCTTGATGCCGTAAAGAATCTTGCGGATGATAATACTGTTGCTATGGTTATAATCAATCCCGGGAATCCATGTGGAAACGTTTTCACCCATGAGCATCTTAAAAATGTACGTTCTAAATGACAGTGATGAATTTGCTATAGCATGTAAATATAAATTGTTAAATGTTTTTGCAGATTGCAGAGACTGCAGAAAAGCTTGGGATATTAGTAATGGCAGATGAGTCATATGGACATTTAGCTTATGGGAGCACTCCTTTTACTCCAATGGGAGTGTTTGGATCAGTCGTGCCTGTCATTACTGTTGGTTCTTTATCCAAAAGATGGTTTGTTCCTGGTTGGAGGCTTGGTTGGATCGCAGTTAGTGATCCCACATGCATCCTTCAAGGGTCCGAGGTCCTTCTCTCCGCCCATTTTTCCTTTTCTGCAGATATTGAACATATTTAATAGAGGGTAGTAGATCATGGCAATATGTAAAGTCTCAAGTTACTAAATTTGGATTAGTTTTGAATCTTAAAGCTGAATAAGATTATGTTTCTAAATTAAACTACTGAATGAATCCAAGTGTGTATGTGATGAATCAATACAGACGGCCGTGTCTACAAATTAATGTACTTGTGTCTGTCTTCAGATTGTCAAGAGCATCAAAGGCAATATTGACATTTGCTCTCATCCTACCACATTCACTCAGGTACAGAATTTAGCCATTTTTAATGTCTATCATATCGGTTCATACACGTATACTATAGTGTTGAGGTGTTAGTTTTAAAGCTTGATCTACAGCACCACTTGTAATCGGTTTTTTAATATACTACCAGGGTGCACTTCCTCAAATCCTTGAAAAAACAGCCGGGGAGTTCTATTCCAAGAGCACCGGCATACTAAGAGAAGATGCAGATATATGCTATGATTTACTAAAGCAAATCCCTTGCATTGCTTGTCCACGCAAACCAGATGGATCTATGTTTGTAATGGTAGTGACACCAGAGATTCAAAAAGCCTGTTATCATGCTTCTAGAAAATAAACATTTTTCATTGGCTCTGTATTGTTTGTTCTTCAGCCTTCTAGAACATTAACATTTCAATACTTCCGTGATGTGATGTTTCTGTGTCAGGTGAAGCTACACATTTCACAACTAGAAGATATAAAAGACGATATGGAGTTCTGCACCATGCTTGCTAAAGAGGAGTCGGTGATTGTTCTTCCTGGTAAGGATACAAAGCTGCCTAAaaacttaattttttttaagaaaaaatatatCTTCACCTTGAACGATGTTCATAATTTATGCCATTGCGCTTGAGGGTTACGGTGAGTAGTATTTACGGAATCAGTAATGGTGGTTGCAGGATTTATTTTGGGGATGAGAAATTGGCTGCGCATAACCTTTGCTCAGGAGGCAGAAACTCTCAAAGATGGCCTTGGGAGAATGAAAGCTTTCTGCTTAAGGCATGCCAAGAAGATGTAAGCTCCAGACATTTCTTCGTCAAGTCTTTTCATTCACACCTAGATCTGTCGGATATATCAAGTTGAAGATGGATTGTTGCATCAGGTTTTCGAATAAAATTAGCATTACAATCAGTTTGCTGGGCACTGTTGCCATTCATTTTAGAATCTACTCCTGACTATCACTTATGTAGCAGAGCTCAACATGAAAAAGATACAAGTACTGGCTTCAACTGATAACATTGGAAATTGTAGTGCTCCTTTCTTTTAAGAAGGAAAAAAATATGACAGTAAGCTATTCATGTTCTCACACAGGGTGGAACTAAGGGGGTGAGACCCTCAACCGTCAACCGTCAAAATTCACTAAAATTTTAGTATAAAactttaaaaataatatgaagtaATTTTGCTCGTTCCCCCTAAATTATATTACTGGTTCCGTCCCTGGTTTAACAGTAATTTTCAGAGTCTTCAAGTGACTACTACTAGGTTTGGATTACATAAATTTTCTGTTCGAGTATATTGCCATCAACAAAGTTTCTGAATTTCTCGCACTAGAAAAAAGTGAGCTAAATTTCTCCCTCCCCTTTACGAGATCGAGATGTTGAGGGACTCAACCTCAATCTTGTCAAAGAATAACACGAGTGTCTGGATGTGTTTAAATAGCACAATATTATATCTTGTTTGATACTTTGGAAAGaacaaaaaaaaaaagaaagagaagcaCCTGATACttttttgtgttatctgattttAACATTCAGTTCTGTTTGCAAATTAAATATAATCATTCTTGTAGTTTTGTTTATACTTTACACTTTACCACACATCTTTCAACCACCTGCACTTTAAAAGTTAACCGCTACAAATCTTTTTTTTCTTCCTttcctttttttaaaaaaatatttatattttaattaattaattatttcttaCACTTCCACACAAGCCCCACCAAAGACGttaaaattcaaaaatacaaaacaCCAAACTTTAACGGCTATATTTATTTCTTTCTTGCTAAAACCTTAACCCTCCACACAATTTTTCATCAAATCAAAATCATCCATGGATTCAATTACCCCTCCTCCGTATCGATCTACCCCGAATAGCCGAATCAAATCAGCGTCTCGCCTTGCTCGAATCAACAACGAAAAAATCGAAAACTCTCCCAATAATTCTCTTGAATTAGTCCTTTCTTCCCCCAAGATTTCATCACCCATTAAAACAACCTCTCCTAAATCCTACAAGAAACTTCACGAGTTGTTGCTTTTATCTCCCTCTCCTCATCGAAAATCAAGAACCCGGCTCGCTGAGAAGTTGGAATTTGCTGATCAAGAACCTGTGGAGCCTAATGGGTCTCGGAGAAGACATAAATCAAGAAATGGAGCTGTTGGGTCTCCGAAGAATGTTCGAAGGTCTCGGAGAAGATTTGAGCAAGAGGTTCGTGAAGAGAAGGATTTAGGGGTTTTGGAAGATATGGGGAAGCCTAGAAAAAGGCGAAATAGTGGTCGGTCTAAGAAGGAAACCTTGAGTTCAATGCCTTCAGTTCCACATTCAAGTAGGTGTTTCTTAAATTAAATCTTGAATTTATTGGATAAATTTTTGTTGTACTTGTCAAGTTACGAACTAAAGCAATGTGCCTAATAACTAATAAGGGCTTTTGATGTGTATTATGTATATCATTCTTGGATTAATACACTTAATCACTCAAAAGCCCATTTTTCGGATTAGGGGATTACAGAGTAAACTACTAGTAGCCTGTCTTTAAGGCCGTACTCAACCTTAGTTTCCAAATTATGTGTTGAAAATACCGGGGTTCGAAACTCAGTCAAACAAACAATGATATGACACGATGTCCATTTTAATACTTGACTCGCCTAAAACCTTGAACTGTAAAGAATAGGCTTGATAAGTATTTTTTTTTCGACAGAAGGCTTGCTAAGTATACAATGCTAATGTTTTGATACTTACTACGAACTTGTTTCATATCATTGTTTGTTTCGCCTAAAACCTTGAACTGTAAAGAATCGGATTGATAAGTATACAATGCTTATGTTATGATACTTGCTACGAAACTTGTTTATATAATTGATGTCTGATTGTATGCTATTTGTGGGTTTAGAATCAGACGATGGCGGTGGT is a window of Apium graveolens cultivar Ventura chromosome 11, ASM990537v1, whole genome shotgun sequence DNA encoding:
- the LOC141697177 gene encoding nicotianamine aminotransferase 1-like; amino-acid sequence: MEKDSAVTWKFRGSEKVKESCTYSISRVVVEVMKHVIAGEKIIHLGIGDPSSVPCFRTAIAAEDAIIHALRSATFNSYSPTAGLPQARSSIAEYLSRDLPDKLSADDIYLTVGARQAIEVVLTVLARPGANILLPRPWYPLYEAFVAFTGLEARHFDLLPEKGWQVDLDAVKNLADDNTVAMVIINPGNPCGNVFTHEHLKNIAETAEKLGILVMADESYGHLAYGSTPFTPMGVFGSVVPVITVGSLSKRWFVPGWRLGWIAVSDPTCILQGSEIVKSIKGNIDICSHPTTFTQGALPQILEKTAGEFYSKSTGILREDADICYDLLKQIPCIACPRKPDGSMFVMVKLHISQLEDIKDDMEFCTMLAKEESVIVLPGFILGMRNWLRITFAQEAETLKDGLGRMKAFCLRHAKKM